A part of Chitinispirillales bacterium genomic DNA contains:
- a CDS encoding N-acetylmuramoyl-L-alanine amidase: MGADINKIPYFLDEKYEKILWNERCHDVDTIVIHAMSAVNAHPRNPFSIKECINIFVDCEVSSHYIIDRKGNIYCLVPEEKRAWHAGVSQMPPPDNRENVNDFSIGIELIGNEIVRFEDEQYAALNFLLNDIKKRHDIKRLIGHQDIATQKLVEKGLRKEAKWDPGKQFDWNRVIIL, encoded by the coding sequence TTGGGGGCGGACATTAATAAAATTCCTTATTTTTTAGATGAGAAATATGAAAAAATTCTTTGGAACGAGCGTTGTCATGATGTCGATACGATTGTAATTCATGCGATGAGCGCCGTGAATGCTCATCCGAGAAATCCGTTTTCTATAAAGGAATGTATAAACATCTTTGTTGATTGTGAAGTAAGTTCTCATTATATAATTGATAGAAAAGGTAATATTTATTGTCTGGTTCCCGAAGAAAAAAGGGCGTGGCATGCAGGTGTTTCACAGATGCCGCCGCCGGATAACCGCGAAAATGTAAATGATTTTTCAATAGGGATAGAGTTAATAGGCAATGAAATAGTCCGGTTTGAAGACGAACAGTACGCTGCGCTGAATTTTTTGTTGAATGATATAAAAAAGAGGCACGATATAAAACGCTTAATTGGGCACCAAGACATTGCGACTCAAAAGTTAGTTGAAAAAGGATTGCGAAAAGAGGCAAAATGGGATCCTGGAAAGCAATTTGATTGGAACAGAGTAATAATACTGTAG